Proteins from a genomic interval of Pseudodesulfovibrio nedwellii:
- a CDS encoding DUF169 domain-containing protein — translation MKSLIASHLKPEFHPVALLRSDKRPEKALQPRPGKYCCIMSMFAQVTAKGKTAVFDRETFGCPGAVAGLGMGLAYPYAMGGSDTFEAFFSKGKESAKNPVAYQEIIDNAPGHMRNKLTIGERFHCTPEKARKWFSEDLPIHDFKEKYRIMKPLSEVTEQETPESIAFVVNPLQLSGLITLAGSIREGLLDIMAPQGGACQMIGTYVFAQAKADNPRPVLGFTDLAARKHTRMTIPDGHLTFAVPWKLFLQLEKEAEDGIFVSPLWQDLQ, via the coding sequence ATGAAAAGTCTCATCGCATCACATTTGAAACCCGAGTTTCATCCCGTTGCCCTGCTTCGCTCGGACAAACGACCGGAAAAGGCGCTTCAGCCCCGTCCCGGCAAATACTGCTGCATCATGTCCATGTTCGCTCAGGTAACGGCCAAGGGCAAAACAGCTGTTTTTGACCGGGAGACTTTCGGATGCCCCGGTGCCGTCGCCGGGTTGGGGATGGGGTTGGCCTACCCTTATGCCATGGGTGGTTCCGATACATTCGAAGCCTTTTTCTCGAAAGGCAAAGAGTCAGCCAAAAACCCCGTCGCCTATCAGGAAATCATCGACAACGCACCGGGACACATGCGCAACAAGCTGACCATTGGCGAACGTTTTCATTGTACACCTGAAAAAGCCCGCAAATGGTTCAGCGAAGACCTGCCGATTCACGACTTCAAGGAAAAATACCGTATCATGAAGCCGCTTTCCGAAGTGACAGAGCAGGAAACCCCTGAATCCATTGCCTTCGTCGTCAACCCTCTTCAACTGTCCGGTCTCATCACACTGGCTGGATCCATCCGTGAAGGCCTGCTGGATATCATGGCTCCCCAAGGCGGAGCCTGCCAGATGATCGGAACTTACGTATTCGCTCAGGCAAAGGCGGACAATCCGCGTCCGGTCCTCGGCTTCACTGATCTCGCCGCTCGCAAACACACCCGCATGACAATCCCGGATGGGCACCTGACTTTTGCCGTACCGTGGAAACTATTCCTACAACTGGAAAAAGAAGCTGAAGACGGCATTTTTGTTTCTCCGCTTTGGCAAGACCTTCAGTAG
- a CDS encoding DUF4405 domain-containing protein has protein sequence MRTKGFRMRALISVFTFISFVILLLTGAELYVAPHDHAIDWLWWTFLGMDQDVFTELHIIFGLLFLVTSLIHIGYNFKPLLNYFKKPGSGMNFFTEAVVASILSFLIVIGTLAGLPGPANILELGERVQESWTVSYPEAPIPNTESLTIRQLALFLEVDAATLIARLHELNINDANEQSIIKVIAEEYDIAPYKIYMAIK, from the coding sequence ATGCGCACCAAAGGCTTTCGGATGAGAGCACTCATCTCAGTATTTACTTTTATTTCTTTCGTTATTCTGCTGCTCACGGGAGCAGAACTTTATGTGGCCCCACATGATCATGCCATCGACTGGCTGTGGTGGACCTTTTTGGGAATGGATCAGGACGTTTTCACGGAACTTCATATCATTTTCGGACTGCTGTTCCTTGTGACCTCGCTAATCCACATTGGCTACAACTTTAAGCCGTTATTGAACTATTTCAAAAAACCAGGAAGCGGCATGAACTTCTTCACTGAGGCTGTGGTCGCATCCATCCTTTCTTTCCTGATTGTGATAGGTACGCTGGCAGGACTCCCGGGACCAGCCAATATCCTTGAACTGGGTGAAAGAGTTCAGGAGTCATGGACCGTCAGCTATCCCGAAGCCCCCATCCCGAATACGGAAAGCCTGACCATCAGGCAGCTGGCTCTGTTTCTCGAAGTGGATGCCGCCACACTCATCGCCCGCTTGCATGAGCTTAATATCAACGACGCAAATGAACAGAGTATCATTAAAGTCATCGCTGAGGAGTACGACATCGCACCATATAAAATTTACATGGCCATTAAGTAG
- a CDS encoding 4Fe-4S binding protein, translating into MKIFKKDTPLTLSRDAIRLFFALNFYLFVKTLGMDFELETEYVVMASIVIFGPLFCGWTCPFGAASYFMTRIGNKLFPKLQFNIPQPYDKWLRLIRYVLLACFLYLFIAKGVSYFGDHIVMYKSTIFSWNFIKIKHWAVLFIPLFIPQFFCKYMCFQKAGYNIINRALKITQIKRDTDVCISCKKCDRLCPMQVNPSTKNAISGEDCLSCFNCLDTDACPSKAQALSLTVLGYKVNHVYFAVGAMSLYMISTYLILFVFKW; encoded by the coding sequence ATGAAGATATTTAAAAAAGACACCCCACTGACCCTTTCTCGGGATGCTATTCGATTGTTTTTCGCCCTCAACTTCTATCTCTTCGTGAAAACACTTGGTATGGATTTCGAGCTTGAGACAGAATACGTTGTTATGGCATCAATTGTAATATTCGGACCGTTGTTTTGCGGATGGACGTGTCCGTTCGGAGCCGCCTCGTACTTCATGACCCGCATCGGGAATAAACTCTTTCCGAAACTCCAATTCAACATACCTCAACCTTACGACAAATGGCTCAGGCTTATCCGATATGTACTCTTGGCTTGCTTCCTCTATCTTTTCATCGCCAAAGGTGTGAGCTACTTCGGCGACCACATCGTCATGTACAAATCTACTATTTTTTCATGGAACTTCATCAAAATAAAGCACTGGGCCGTGTTGTTCATCCCTCTCTTTATCCCCCAGTTCTTCTGCAAATACATGTGCTTTCAAAAAGCTGGGTACAACATTATCAACAGGGCTCTCAAAATCACTCAAATTAAACGGGATACCGATGTCTGCATTAGTTGCAAAAAGTGCGATCGTCTTTGTCCAATGCAAGTTAACCCGTCCACAAAAAATGCCATCTCCGGGGAAGACTGCCTCAGTTGTTTTAACTGTCTGGACACGGACGCCTGTCCGAGCAAGGCTCAGGCGCTTTCACTCACCGTTCTCGGGTACAAGGTCAACCACGTCTACTTCGCGGTAGGGGCAATGAGCCTTTACATGATCTCGACGTACCTGATCCTCTTTGTCTTCAAATGGTAA
- a CDS encoding response regulator transcription factor translates to MRILLVEDDQTIADYIAKGLRESGFTVDHAATGSDGKDFALNGEYDAAVLDRMLPGIDGLTIIAEMRGRGIDTPVLILSARQSVDDKVAGLQAGGDDYLTKPFSFAELQARLQALIRRASKTPTSSTLKVNGLKLDRFTREVSHSGHPVFLHAREYALLEYMMSNAKRIITKTMILEHIWDYSFDPQTNVVEVLVHRLRAKVDKPFGTNLIQTIRGVGYVLGDTQS, encoded by the coding sequence ATGCGCATACTGCTTGTAGAAGACGACCAGACCATTGCCGATTACATCGCCAAAGGCCTTCGTGAATCAGGCTTCACCGTGGATCATGCCGCCACAGGGAGCGACGGCAAGGATTTCGCTCTAAACGGCGAATATGACGCAGCCGTATTAGACCGCATGCTGCCCGGAATCGATGGCCTGACCATCATCGCGGAAATGCGGGGAAGAGGCATCGACACCCCTGTTCTTATCCTCAGTGCACGGCAGAGCGTGGATGACAAGGTCGCAGGCTTACAAGCTGGCGGTGATGACTACCTGACAAAACCCTTTTCCTTTGCCGAACTCCAAGCGCGGTTGCAGGCCCTTATCCGACGCGCCTCCAAAACGCCAACCAGTTCTACCCTCAAAGTCAACGGACTGAAACTTGATCGCTTCACGCGGGAGGTTTCCCACTCCGGACACCCCGTCTTCCTTCATGCCCGGGAGTACGCCCTGCTGGAGTACATGATGTCCAACGCGAAACGTATCATCACCAAGACCATGATCCTCGAACACATCTGGGACTACAGTTTCGACCCCCAAACCAACGTGGTCGAGGTGCTTGTTCACCGCCTCAGGGCAAAAGTGGATAAGCCCTTTGGCACAAACTTGATTCAAACCATTCGAGGGGTGGGCTATGTCCTCGGTGATACGCAAAGCTAA
- a CDS encoding sensor histidine kinase, producing MSSVIRKAKSHLLSFRLVAGYFLLFFLSTTTLFGLSVFLLDRYVTDMERQRVMEKVNFYQSLQSDNGFAKLVTELRRQHKTNRLGNVYIHLTDRDGKTIWQTIPEQLDELPSSLFSLPLTIKSGQWKNVDLPIFNDLDIYAYTLPGGQILNIGRTTERQEFLVESMRDMFAIVLLGIVLFGMAGGAFMAHQVLRPVRQLTKTVKKVSSGDMTSRVPIHKPKGEFDELAELVNAMLQRIETLMVAMRDALDNVGHDLRTPLARMKARIEQAVIEDTSPQRQRETLLDCAEEIERIDKLISMLMDIAEAETGQMRLNVESFPVADLLHDIAGLYDLIAEERGIELIVESEEVMLSADRQRMAQAIGNLTDNALKYTPEGGVVTLKASTSSDTIVLTVQDTGPGIPEKERKRIFDKLYRLDKSRSTKGLGLGLSLVRAVIIAHDGKIVVTEAPEGGSIFKVKLPSL from the coding sequence ATGTCCTCGGTGATACGCAAAGCTAAAAGCCACCTGCTCTCATTTCGCCTTGTGGCTGGATATTTTCTGCTGTTCTTTCTCAGTACCACTACGCTGTTTGGGCTGAGCGTCTTTCTGCTTGACCGATATGTTACCGACATGGAACGGCAACGCGTGATGGAAAAAGTAAACTTTTACCAATCCCTCCAAAGCGACAACGGTTTTGCCAAACTGGTTACCGAACTACGTAGACAGCATAAGACCAACAGGCTGGGCAATGTATACATCCACCTCACAGACCGCGATGGCAAAACCATCTGGCAAACCATTCCCGAACAACTTGACGAACTTCCTTCTTCCCTCTTTTCACTCCCTCTCACAATCAAGTCCGGCCAGTGGAAAAATGTAGACCTGCCGATATTCAACGACCTGGATATATACGCCTACACCTTGCCGGGAGGACAAATCCTGAACATAGGGAGAACTACTGAACGCCAGGAATTCCTCGTTGAAAGCATGCGCGACATGTTTGCCATTGTGCTGCTCGGAATCGTGCTATTCGGTATGGCAGGGGGCGCTTTTATGGCTCACCAGGTGCTCCGCCCCGTCCGGCAACTGACCAAAACCGTAAAAAAAGTTTCTTCCGGGGACATGACCAGCCGGGTTCCGATCCATAAACCAAAGGGGGAATTCGATGAACTGGCAGAACTCGTCAACGCCATGCTCCAACGGATCGAGACGCTCATGGTCGCCATGCGGGACGCCCTCGATAATGTCGGCCACGACCTGCGGACACCCCTTGCAAGGATGAAGGCGAGAATTGAACAGGCCGTCATTGAAGACACTTCACCCCAAAGACAACGAGAGACTCTTCTAGATTGCGCCGAGGAAATCGAACGCATCGACAAACTCATTTCCATGCTCATGGATATTGCCGAAGCCGAGACCGGTCAGATGCGGCTCAATGTGGAATCATTTCCGGTCGCCGATCTGCTCCATGACATAGCTGGGCTTTATGACCTGATCGCCGAAGAACGAGGGATAGAACTAATCGTTGAAAGCGAAGAGGTCATGCTTTCGGCTGACCGGCAGAGGATGGCACAGGCTATCGGTAATCTGACGGACAACGCGCTCAAATATACCCCTGAAGGAGGGGTGGTGACATTGAAAGCTTCAACATCCTCAGACACAATCGTACTGACCGTTCAGGACACGGGACCTGGAATTCCAGAAAAAGAGCGGAAACGTATCTTCGACAAACTCTATCGACTGGATAAAAGCCGATCCACAAAGGGGCTGGGGCTGGGACTGAGTCTCGTGCGGGCCGTAATCATTGCCCATGACGGCAAAATTGTTGTCACCGAAGCCCCTGAAGGCGGCAGCATCTTCAAGGTAAAACTTCCCTCCTTGTAA
- a CDS encoding PepSY domain-containing protein, with amino-acid sequence MKILSTHNRIGAGILAVAIALSPVTLMAEGHGNHDDSYRDAAVVTRSLEQHQIALPQLIQKAEEVGKGIAIGVEVEDDIALQGIEVILLRDSEIIRVNTSPVTGDVLKIGSPEIIHSAIARISKRYDSLKYAKTSLREAVTIAEKTENGIAYQAHVEDIDDWACYEINIMSNGTQIRVIVDPETGRIVGRDTRSDKHHDDH; translated from the coding sequence ATGAAAATCTTATCTACCCACAACCGTATAGGCGCTGGAATACTCGCTGTAGCGATAGCCCTTTCGCCAGTTACATTGATGGCAGAAGGCCATGGCAATCATGATGATAGTTACCGGGATGCAGCAGTTGTCACTCGCAGCCTGGAACAGCATCAGATAGCCCTACCCCAATTAATCCAAAAAGCTGAAGAAGTCGGAAAAGGCATCGCAATCGGCGTAGAGGTCGAAGATGACATTGCCTTACAGGGCATAGAGGTGATTTTGCTTCGCGACAGTGAAATCATTCGCGTCAACACGTCCCCCGTGACAGGAGATGTCCTCAAGATCGGCTCCCCCGAAATTATCCACAGTGCCATAGCTCGAATCAGCAAGCGATACGATTCACTGAAATACGCCAAAACCAGCCTTCGCGAAGCCGTGACCATTGCGGAAAAAACGGAAAATGGCATCGCCTATCAGGCTCATGTCGAAGATATTGATGACTGGGCCTGTTATGAAATCAACATCATGTCCAACGGAACTCAGATTCGAGTCATTGTTGATCCAGAAACCGGCCGCATCGTGGGTCGGGACACCCGATCTGACAAGCATCACGACGATCACTAA
- a CDS encoding PP2C family protein-serine/threonine phosphatase, whose product MSINQRILILVAAAVILVAYPLWIISEEMYQAQITKIVDNSAKNAINQTLLLMKQAPESDNFLTSTSIPGRQAFIFDSKGNTLESDGSNDLSAVIALLLNQLSKQPTKSSIISTEITQEGPNPKGWDCVVGFSKEKDIFVAVCYDRDYTYDASTSVQLTAGILALAVFVLGLLGAKLISARITLPLKQLANYARQLPSREIADAETQNTLTKFKSIKDKNIVELVRALAHMEQELTHYIQNEKNTAAERARIKSELHIAAEIQQGALPEKLNLPGQTASIKAHMLPAQEIGGDLYDYFMVNEHTLLFSLGDVSGKGVPAALFMFATQHMLRSLAMQGMPLNAIMKKLNNTLATNNTSAMYVTMVVGRYDLRTGDLEYILAGHQPPLLKHADGTLTNLEGAANFPVGNINNIKFESQMAKLKSGDRLVVFTDGATEAYDGQNNLYGMKRLVSLIRKDKGSCCEELLETVFSSVTKFSEDKNMHDDITVLCLHRKE is encoded by the coding sequence GTGTCGATAAATCAACGAATTCTTATTCTGGTTGCAGCGGCAGTCATTTTGGTCGCCTATCCCTTGTGGATCATTTCCGAAGAAATGTATCAGGCGCAAATAACTAAAATTGTGGACAACTCAGCCAAAAACGCGATCAACCAAACGCTTTTGCTTATGAAACAGGCTCCGGAATCCGACAATTTCCTGACTTCAACCTCTATCCCAGGTAGACAAGCTTTCATCTTCGATTCCAAAGGAAACACTCTTGAAAGTGATGGATCGAACGACCTTTCCGCTGTGATTGCCCTTTTATTGAATCAACTGTCGAAACAACCAACAAAATCATCGATAATTTCTACCGAGATTACGCAAGAAGGTCCCAACCCCAAAGGGTGGGATTGTGTTGTTGGTTTTTCGAAAGAAAAAGATATCTTTGTCGCTGTTTGTTATGACAGAGACTACACATATGACGCCAGTACCAGTGTACAACTCACAGCTGGAATTCTTGCTTTGGCTGTATTCGTACTAGGGCTTCTCGGAGCAAAACTGATTTCGGCAAGAATCACCCTCCCCCTCAAACAACTTGCGAATTATGCACGACAGCTCCCTTCGCGAGAGATTGCTGATGCCGAAACTCAAAACACGCTTACCAAATTCAAATCAATAAAGGATAAAAACATTGTCGAATTAGTCCGCGCCTTGGCCCACATGGAACAGGAACTCACCCATTATATTCAAAATGAAAAGAATACCGCAGCCGAACGAGCGCGGATCAAAAGTGAACTTCATATCGCTGCCGAAATTCAGCAAGGCGCCTTGCCTGAAAAGCTGAACCTCCCCGGTCAAACAGCATCAATCAAGGCACACATGCTTCCTGCCCAAGAAATCGGTGGAGATCTTTACGACTACTTCATGGTGAACGAACACACACTGCTATTCTCTTTAGGTGATGTGTCCGGAAAAGGTGTGCCAGCAGCCCTGTTCATGTTCGCAACGCAACACATGCTCCGCTCACTGGCCATGCAGGGCATGCCCCTGAACGCCATCATGAAAAAGCTCAACAACACACTTGCGACGAACAACACTTCAGCCATGTACGTCACCATGGTCGTAGGCCGCTACGATCTTCGAACCGGAGACTTGGAATATATTTTGGCAGGCCACCAGCCACCGCTATTAAAACACGCAGACGGAACTCTCACGAATCTGGAAGGCGCAGCCAACTTTCCAGTAGGCAATATCAATAACATTAAATTTGAAAGCCAAATGGCAAAACTGAAAAGCGGAGACAGACTGGTCGTCTTCACCGATGGAGCGACTGAAGCATACGACGGTCAAAACAACCTTTACGGAATGAAACGCTTGGTGTCGCTGATACGTAAAGACAAAGGAAGCTGTTGTGAAGAATTGTTAGAGACCGTCTTCTCTTCGGTTACAAAATTCTCCGAAGACAAAAACATGCATGACGATATCACGGTGCTCTGTCTCCATCGTAAAGAGTAA
- a CDS encoding MarR family winged helix-turn-helix transcriptional regulator: MVSQEKTRMNVYSQLRRIIEKHTHIDEQPFTLNESIALSPREVRTIEFLGQSGNVNVTNVATHFNFTKSAASQLVNRLVKRGFISKNISKHSDKEFQLSLSPEGEKASQLIKSMTKQRLEMFLKMTERFSAQQIATTSEVLEQVESMVDERLKRFK; encoded by the coding sequence ATGGTTAGTCAGGAAAAAACACGAATGAACGTATATAGCCAATTGCGTCGGATCATTGAAAAACACACGCACATAGACGAGCAACCATTTACGCTGAACGAATCCATAGCTCTATCTCCGCGTGAGGTACGCACTATCGAGTTTTTAGGTCAGAGCGGAAATGTCAATGTGACCAATGTGGCCACTCATTTTAATTTTACCAAAAGTGCAGCCTCGCAGTTGGTTAACAGGTTGGTTAAACGAGGCTTTATCAGCAAGAATATTTCAAAGCACAGCGACAAAGAATTTCAACTGTCCTTGTCTCCTGAAGGTGAAAAAGCGTCTCAACTCATTAAGTCTATGACCAAACAGCGCTTGGAAATGTTCCTGAAGATGACTGAGCGCTTTTCTGCGCAGCAGATAGCCACTACCTCCGAGGTGCTTGAACAAGTTGAGAGCATGGTGGACGAACGACTCAAACGATTCAAATAA